From one Vicia villosa cultivar HV-30 ecotype Madison, WI unplaced genomic scaffold, Vvil1.0 ctg.000032F_1_1_3, whole genome shotgun sequence genomic stretch:
- the LOC131622561 gene encoding vacuolar protein sorting-associated protein 45 homolog: HFTFHVPSNYIYMLPAVIDPSALQRFSDRVVEGLAAVFLALKRRPVIRYQRTSDIAKRIAQEAAKLMYQEESGLFDFRRMEVSPLLLVIDRRDDPVTPLLNQWTYQAMVHELIGIQDNKVDVKSIGKFPKDQEEVVLSSEQDSFFKANMYENFGDIGMNIKRLVDEFQQVAKSNQNIQTVEDMAKFVDNYPEYRKMHGNVTKHVTLVTEMSKIVEERKLMLVSQTEQELACNGGQGAAFEAVTNLLNNESISDLDRLRLVMLYALRYEKDSPVQLMQLFNKLSSRSAKYKPGLVQFLLKQAGVDKRTADLYGNRDLMNIARNMARGLKGVENVYTQHQPLLFQIMESIVKGRLRDVDYPFFGNHFQQGRPQDVIIFIVGGTTYEESRSVALQNASNTGVRFILGGSSVLNSKRFFRDLEEAQRVARSSTSVV; the protein is encoded by the exons CATTTCACTTTCCACGTGCCTTCAAATTACATTTATATGCTCCCAGCTGTCATAGACCCTTCAGCATTGCAGCGTTTCAGTGATCGGGTTGTTGAGGGCCTGGCTGCTGTTTTTTTGGCATTAAAACGGAGACCTGTAATTAGATATCAAAGAACATCCGACATTGCAAAAAGAATAGCACAGGAGGCAGCT AAACTGATGTACCAAGAGGAAAGTGGTCTTTTCGATTTTAGGCGAATGGAAGTTTCTCCATTGTTGTTGGTAATTGACAGGAGGGATGACCCTGTAACCCCGTTGCTAAATCAATGGACCTATCAG GCTATGGTTCATGAATTGATAGGAATCCAGGATAACAAAGTGGACGTCAAATCCATTGGTAAATTTCCGAAGGATCAGGAG GAGGTTGTGCTGTCATCAGAACAAGATTCCTTTTTCAAAGCAAACATGTATGAGAATTTTGGAGACATTGGTATGAATATCAAGCGATTGGTTGATGAGTTTCAACAAGTGGCAAAGAGCAATCAGAACATCCAAACAGTAG AGGACATGGCCAAATTTGTTGATAACTACCCTGAGTACAGAAAAATGCATGGGAATGTGACAAAACATGTGACTCTGGTAACAGAAATGAGCAAGATAGTTGAAGAGCGAAAACTTATGTTAGTTTCacaaacagaacaggagttggctTGCAATGGAGGGCAAGGAGCTGCTTTTGAG GCAGTGACAAATCTACTAAATAATGAAAGCATATCAGATTTAGATCGACTACGTTTGGTCATGCTATATGCTTTGCGATATGAGAAGGACAGCCCTGTTCAATTAATGCAGCTTTTCAACAAACTGTCTTCCAGATCTGCCAAATACAAACCTGGG CTTGTCCAGTTTCTTTTGAAGCAAGCAGGTGTTGACAAGAGAACTGCTGATCTTTACGGAAATCGAGATCTAATGAATATTGCCCGTAACATGGCACGTGGACTTAAG GGTGTTGAGAATGTTTACACCCAGCATCAGCCACTTCTGTTCCAAATAATGGAAAGCATTGTCAAAGGGCGGTTGAGAGATGTAGACTACCCATTTTTTGGGAATCACTTCCAACAAGGAAG GCCTCAGGATGTAATTATCTTCATTGTTGGTGGGACAACATATGAGGAGTCACGGTCTGTTGCTCTGCAAAATGCCAGCAATACAGGTGTTCGGTTTATACTTGGCGGCTCTTCTGTTCTTAATTCTAAAAG GTTTTTCAGGGACTTGGAAGAAGCTCAAAGGGTAGCTCGTTCTAGCACCTCTGTTGTTTGA